In the Thunnus albacares chromosome 10, fThuAlb1.1, whole genome shotgun sequence genome, accattgtgacattttatggaccaaacaaaaataactgttagttgcagctctactttcaTTCATAATAAAGCACCATTTTAAACCCAAATATGTCACAGTTATTGTTAGCCATCATCATGAATATGTATTTCTAAACTAACCAAACTGTCTCTTACTCCAATCACAGGTCAGTTCACAACGAGttggaaaaaaacaggtaaTGAGAATGTTAAGTTGCATGTcatagcaaaacaaaaaaataaaatatatatataaatataaaagatggGCAAAAGTTATGAAATAATAGATCATCATTCTGAGTGAAATTAAGTTCACCTACAGTATTTTAAACACCTTGTTTGCACTTGCATGGATTAACAGCATCAGTTgttgcttgttgttgtgttttgcagaCGAGCTCAGCTGAGGCACTGCCTGGAGCAGCTCAAGAAGCAAGTTCCTCTGTCATCTGACTCGATGAGAAACACCACCCTCAACCTCCTGAGACGAGCCCAGCTTCACATAAAGGTAGACACAACACCCAGGCTGGAATCATACTTATAGAAACATAATGCTGTTTGTCCCAAGCCACCAGATCCATGGTCTTTTATATGCATTAGGGGCATTTCCTGACGGTGCTCGCTCTCCAGATGCTTATCCTGTCTTTGTTGTGACCAAGGCTTTTGTCTACCTCTcacttgtttctctctctctgctttctcatCTCAGAAGCTGCAGGAGCAGGATGAGCGTGCAGAGCAGCTGAAGGGCCGCCTGCGCTGGGAGCAGAGAGAGCTGCAGGTTCGGctggagcagctgcagagaagcACGGAGAGGATGAGGAACGACAGTCAGGGGTCGACCATGTCATCCGAGAGGTCGGACTCCGACAGAGGTAGGTCAGACACAAGTAGGGTCTCACCTCAGGCCTCCcgtcacaataataataaaagtttgAAGCTTTCTTGGCGTCAGCTACACTTGTTGGTTAATTTTGTGATCTTGGATTTTATAGTTTCCTTTTGCTAATGGTTCTGACCTTTGATCATTACAGAGGATGTGGAGGTTGACGTGGAAAGCATCGTGTTTGACTGTGTGGACTCTGATGGACTGAGCATTACGCACACTGATGCAGACCACTGTTACTCCAGTATGGACAAAGCCTGGTTATGACAGCAGTAAACTCGTGGTAACTGGTTTAATAACAccaggtgaggaggaagaggagaaaacattccaaaaacaagcaaacagaggATGAAGGAGAATGGAGGAAAATGTTACTGTACAAATGAAGACAAATTTTGACAGGAGTACTTTTTTTAACATTCTCTTTTCAACAATGTTTGACTACAAGCTAAACGATAACGTTTTACGATTATGAATGAGCTGTGTCCACTTTGCACTGAATAGCAGTTAAAATCACTGGGCTGGGATGGATGTATCAATGCGCGTGTATATTTCCGGCATCGACGattgatggaaacattttcCAAAGCCATTGACTTGTCTGTAACTTACAATAATTCAAGCAAATCTATTCATTCACCTTTTTTAAGGGCTTTTTATCCAAATAAGGGCTTTTTTTGTATCGAAAACTCTTAACTTATTCTTTACTACAGTATGCCTATATTGAATTCTGCCTTAAATCAGATTTGGTCTTTACAGCTTCTCTTTAGCACTAAGTTTATATTTCAGTAATGTCATGTGTAGCATGCACTTAAACATTAATCTGTGCTATGTTTTGTATAAGTGTCTCATTATGTAAGTTCAGTCatgtattttgttctttttttttccttctgttgcACAAAACGTCCACTCATTGCACTTGTTTCGTCTCAAAAGGGTTGAGAGTATATCACATGGTGAAAACAGTGAACAGAACTTAACTGGTCATATTTGCACATTTCTATCTGGCAATTAAGTAACTGTGCCAAATATTCGTTTGGTGTATTTGTACACAATTCAGTCACAAATTTAGTGCAAGAACTTTGATGCCTGAGATGAAGATTAATGTTGAGGGCATTAATGGTGTTTCCTTGCACAGGACTGTTTTATTCACTGCTTTGTCGGAAGTGTTCAGCATCAGAACTGCGCACTTCGTTGCTTGTGcatttgtcaataaaatgataattatgCATACAGCTATTTCACCACAGTCAGGAAGGTAAATGTGTACTTGTAATGATTATGCAATTTATGAGTTAcaagtactgtatgtatctTATTCATTGCTATGTATTTAATAACTGAAGGTGCATTTTGCCCTGACTTTTGTATATGCAAGATGCCTTTATTACCTTTTTAATAGTATGTCTGCATTCATCTGTCTCTCCGCCCAGTAATATTATGTAGCAATTTTGTACTGgtgtaaggtttttttttttatgaataaatattttctatatttaagTAGTTTCTGATATTTTTGCTTGACCTTAACCTGGAATACATCAGGACTGGTATACAGAGACGTCACTTCATATTAAAAAGATCTCACAGCATGATGGTTACAAAGAAAATGTCCATTTATTGACAAACTGATACAGTAAGCGCGCATAGTTGCATGAGTTGTATCATCAGACCTAAgctgaatgtgaaaaacaaaggCATCAGTTTTGCCTTTATACACACATTTCAAATATAGATGCAAACAGACCCACTGCAACCAGGTAACCATATGAAGAGTGCTAAATGACAAGTGCCTGTCAACAATTTGGACCCTTCTTCACTCAGTGaacttaaacttaaaattaATGAGATGATAAGTCTTGGTAGGATGATTAAGGTACATTTGGGTGAACTGAACAAAGACAACATAAGCGCAAATACAACTGAAACAAATCATACATATTCATTggcattaaagctgcattaggAAGTTTTCTggaaaacgaaaaaaaaaaaaaacaatgaaaaaagccagaatttgaaaatacacctctcctcctgcagcccctccccctccctcctgtcCTAAGCCCCTCCCACCAGACGAGCACAGGCATATTCAACATGGATGTAGATATGCACACACTTCATACGTGCATGAAACAACAGTTTAACTGTTTACTGCCTCATTCAAGCAACAGAAAGTTTGGAGGCCAGGCGAGCAGTGGTACACTGACAGATAGGAAGTGACGGGACTGCATGAATTGCAtgcagatcagatcagatcctGACCCGTCACTCAGGGACTCGGTCCGGCTCTCTGACGGACTGCTCACTGAGAAGGTTTTGGAGGCAGGCAATTAATGAGACGGGCAGATTGCGTGCAGGTAGACAGGCAGGGATCCAATCATTTCATGCGGGCCGAATACAATGATTTGGACGGGCTTATTACAAGCTTGTGACAGCCACAAataccagatttttttttcctttctttttttttttttttttaagcagagcatttgattaattgattgctCTCAGGATGTAAagagaatttcaacaaatataacaaaaaatgcTTGTAACATAAATTGCCTTCCCTAGCTTAAATCACATATTTTGTAATTATACAGATCTGAGCTTCTGTAAAAGAATAGTTAGCGATTACAAAACAACTCATAAGAACAGTTAAAAGCAAATACTGTTGAAGGGCACAGAGGTTGAGCAAAGGTCTGAGGAACAGTATCAAGGTTGGCAAAGTGCTATCGTCATTTTATAGCACCCAGAGCCATATTCAACCAATCCTTTCTAAGATCTCTATCTCTGATAAATACCGAGAGGATCTGGTATCAAAGGTGTGGTGCAGGAACGGGGAGGCTGGAACAGGCTCTCGAATCCAGCTCAGGCCTTATGTGGTCCACCCACCATATCAGTCAGATGCTCCCTCACAGAGGTGTCTACCCATGACCGGGATCAATTTGTCTCACCCCAATGCATAATTGAGCCATGAGAGGGGTAAAGATAAATCTGTCCCAGTATCAGTGGAAACAGAGCCAGTGGTTTTATGTAGCTAATCACACATATTGTTTCTTCTGGGCGTGTGAGGCGAGGTCTTTGGCTTTCTCCTTAGCTGCCAGTGCTGTCTCTCTTGCCCGTTCTGTGGCTGTTTCGGCGAGGGTTCTTGATGGAGTTTCACCTTGGATAGAATAGAAGAATACttcaaaaatacagtaaaccGAGAACATTCTTCTCTGTATATTTATGCAGTTCACGAAAAGCATCGCACTTCCTTCATGATTTTGAACTGTGCAATAAACCAGATGCTTGCATAACATTTTGAATCATCAGTATAATTTGTACTGACTCTCAGCTTGTCCGTTTCccagcaaattaaaaaaaaaaacaaaacaaaaacaaaacaatgacatgGCCTTTTATCAACAACATATCACCAAGATTTCAATAGGAAACAGCTGGAAGTGGATACAGATGGACACActtaaaacaatacaacaatatactTTACGCTTTCAATGCCATTTTACTTGTTTGGCCTGAACTACTACAAAAGTGACTGAAAATTTGCTATAAACTTTCAGTATTTACCATTACTACATTTCACAGACTTGAAAACGTATGAACTTGTGTTCTTGCAAATTAAAATCTTATAAATTATGCCACACCTTTGGAAGCAGCTAATCAAATTAAGCTTTGCTCAAACCGCCCATAAGTTTTTACACTACACTACTACAGCACGTCTTTCTTTTGTTCAGTCAAAAATCTGTGCATCTTGTAATTTAGATGTCGCTTTGCTTTCTGAATAAATCCTGCTAAGCGATAGCCTGACAATATGAGAACGCTCGTTTCTTCATCGTTCCTAAATGAACTGGATTCATAAGCCTTTTCCATAGCAGACATCT is a window encoding:
- the mxd3 gene encoding max dimerization protein 3: MEGNVCNIQVLLRAAEFLERREREAEHGYASVLPLSPGLSDKRSKQKSKKISPGGNRSVHNELEKNRRAQLRHCLEQLKKQVPLSSDSMRNTTLNLLRRAQLHIKKLQEQDERAEQLKGRLRWEQRELQVRLEQLQRSTERMRNDSQGSTMSSERSDSDREDVEVDVESIVFDCVDSDGLSITHTDADHCYSSMDKAWL